ATTTATCTTTGTATCAAAATTGAAATTGTTAAACTCTTCAATATGGTTCTTAAACTGCTCCAGAAGGTCATCACGGTGTGCCAGAAAAAGAATATCCCTCTCAGGCAATTCTTTTTCTGTAATAAGTTTGCCTATAAACTCAATCAATTTAACAATAATCAGTGTCTTGCCTGAACCTGTCGCCATCCAGAAACTCATTCTGTTGATAAAATGAGCAAATGAGATTTTGTTATCAACCACCGGATAATCTTCTGGATACTCTAAAAGATACTTAGCCGTCTTACTATCCTGTTTTTTCTTTAGGTCATAATCAAAATCTTCTTCAAGCCCATTAAGTTTGTAATGCTCAAACAGTGATTTTTTATCTGAATTTTTGTCTTTTAAAAATAGATGTAATGCCTTGAGGGAGTTTTTTAATGCATCCTGTTGAAAATCAAAAAGTGTTTTGTCTTTTGAAAATCGGCTGAAATCAAATCTCTGCCACTTTGCAGGCAATGTCTCAAAAGGAATATCATATACAATGTGTTGTAGATAAAGTTTATTAATCATCTTTGCCCTATTTGACTATTTTTGCATATATTTCCCCATTTTGTTATTTGGCGTCTTTGTGGCGTCTTCCTGTCGGCTTTGGCGTCTTTATTATATAACTTGTGCCTTTACCAGTAGTCCCCTTTTGTTCCAGTATTTCTTTACTAACTAATTCAGATAAATCACGTGTAGCTGTTCTTTCTGAAGTATTACAAATTTGCTGATATTCTTTATTTGTAATCTTTCCTTTTTCTTTTACATACAATACTGCTTTTATCTGTCTCTCATTTAATCCTATTTTTCTCAAATTTTCTTCTGTATAAATATCTTTATATAAATAAACTGTAAAACCACCAAATTCTTCTTTAAATTCAGGCTCTGGAAGTCCAGATTTCTTACACTCATCAATAATTTTTATTGTTCCCCTTCCCCATGCTTCTATCAACCCTGCCTTGAAAAATACATCCGCCAATAATCCATTCCTTGGATAAGACGAATGATTTTTCTTTAATTCATCAACATTGATTCCTTCTGGAAGTGTTCCTACATTCCAGAGTATTATTTTATCAGGGTAAATTTTTAATTGAGTATGAGGGCCGAAATAATCTCTATGAACTACTGCATTGATTATCGCTTCTCGTAATGCTCCTTCAGGATATTCCAGTTCTTCTTTTCTGTAAATCTCTCCAAATCGTATCTCAGAGATAAGATATTTTGTCCGCAGTAATTCCATTGTCTTTTCAACCTGTTTAAAAAGATTTCCTTCTACCTCATCAGAACTTACAATGTCTGTATCAGTTAAAAATTTACCAACCTTTATATAAGCACTTGGCCAGAATTTCTTTAAGTTTTTTCCAAAGAGAAGAATCGCTGCCCTTGTTAACTTTCCATCATCAAGCAGATTTAATTTCTCAAGAACCTTTATCGGCTCTTTTTCATTCTTTACAAATGGTATCCTTTTCTCTGCAATTTGCTTGAATTTTTCAACAGTTTCA
The genomic region above belongs to bacterium and contains:
- a CDS encoding ATP-binding protein; this translates as MKHTESQTVEFKPSWRDEYLKWICAFANTDGGKLLIGVDDSGKPVGIKDSKKLLEELPNKFRDILGIISDITLGRREGKEIIIVKVKPSYAPISYKGRFYIRSGSTIQELKGKDLMRFLVSKSGKDWDEYIEERAVIEDIDVETVEKFKQIAEKRIPFVKNEKEPIKVLEKLNLLDDGKLTRAAILLFGKNLKKFWPSAYIKVGKFLTDTDIVSSDEVEGNLFKQVEKTMELLRTKYLISEIRFGEIYRKEELEYPEGALREAIINAVVHRDYFGPHTQLKIYPDKIILWNVGTLPEGINVDELKKNHSSYPRNGLLADVFFKAGLIEAWGRGTIKIIDECKKSGLPEPEFKEEFGGFTVYLYKDIYTEENLRKIGLNERQIKAVLYVKEKGKITNKEYQQICNTSERTATRDLSELVSKEILEQKGTTGKGTSYIIKTPKPTGRRHKDAK